In Amyelois transitella isolate CPQ chromosome 27, ilAmyTran1.1, whole genome shotgun sequence, a single genomic region encodes these proteins:
- the LOC106138239 gene encoding uncharacterized protein LOC106138239 — translation MNYTSRFIKHNLEERLKVDKGSGCEMPLLDPFAAEVMRFHAAAVTIRCEGQDWVKCYLSECRVIEPVLARYGAVTCTFRDIQYVSDDVYRRGPASVVRGSAVYRLRESDFAEVSCIGKHNFFWNFNYRSSWTGHAAGLRSSASAPPSPPGRENSLNVLLFAYDSASRNGFIRRMPKSYKYITEELKAVVLKSYNVMGDGTAAAMFPILTGRGELEWPDFRKYASNLTADVVKFIFSTAREDGYRTAYYEEGHQGTFQYRFNGFTQPPAQHYLRSLLLAAAPGDRICRGDVPQYKLIMNLTNQFFHLDGKKFALSFISEISHDDFNLITTSDEDFVDFLDTFRRDGFLNNTLLVVMGDHGSRFAGIRNTYQGKLEERLPLMSIVLPATLRHYAATLRHNAQVLTTPHDIHATILDAMGLEKLSNPYRIDGADLPRAMSLFRPIPRNRSCSEAGIEPHWCACVVWRNISQNQSLYKKAAQALVDYINELTKPVRSKCMLRTLSSVTWVKQMEANKKLRSFVKGLTAEGYLGRFSKDPVVPPVETYQVKLTLSPGVGKFEATMTYTVKTEKFFIQSGDISRTSRYGDEPACISRTHPHLAPYCFCADFHSLHTQYYTASPTTILH, via the exons ATGAATTACACTTCAAGGTTCATAAAGCACAACCTAGAGGAGCGATTGAAAGTGGACAAGGGGTCAGGGTGCGAGATGCCCTTGCTGGACCCCTTCGCGGCGGAGGTCATGCGGTTCCACGCGGCCGCGGTCACCATCCGGTGTGAGGGACAGGACTGGGTTAAATGTtac CTTTCGGAATGCCGAGTGATCGAGCCCGTGCTCGCCCGCTACGGCGCCGTCACGTGCACGTTCCGGGACATCCAGTACGTGAGCGACGACGTCTACCGCCGCGGGCCCGCCAGCGTGGTGCGCGGGAGCGCTGTCTACCGGCTGAGGGAGAGCGACTTCGCTGAAGTGTCTTGTATTGGAAAGCATAATTT CTTTTGGAACTTCAACTACCGGTCAAGCTGGACCGGCCACGCCGCCGGTCTCCGTTCCTCCGCCAGCGCACCGCCTTCTCCACCAGGGAGGGAGAATTCGCTGAATGTTCTCCTCTTCGCATATGACTCCGCATCAAGGAACGGCTTCATACGACGAATGCCTAAGAGTTACAAGTACATCACCGAGGAGTTGAAAGCTGTTGTTCTCAAGAG TTACAACGTGATGGGCGACGGCACCGCCGCAGCCATGTTCCCGATCCTGACGGGGCGCGGCGAGCTGGAGTGGCCCGACTTCAGGAAGTACGCCAGCAATCTCACGGCCGACGTGGTCAAGTTCATATTCAGCACGGCGCGGGAAGACGG CTACCGCACAGCCTACTACGAGGAAGGTCACCAAGGCACCTTCCAGTACCGCTTCAACGGGTTCACACAGCCGCCGGCGCAGCACTACCTCCGCAGCCTGCTGCTGGCGGCCGCTCCCGGCGACAGGATCTGCCGGGGGGACGTGCCGCAGTACAAACTCATCATGAACCTCACCAACCAG TTCTTTCACCTGGACGGCAAGAAGTTTGCGCTCTCCTTCATATCTGAGATAAGCCACGATGACTTTAATCTAATCACAACTTCAGACGAAGACTTTGTTGATTTCCTCGACACGTTCAGGAGAGACGGGTTCCTGAATAACACTCTGCTCGTTGTCATGGGGGATCATGGATCTAG ATTCGCAGGTATCCGAAACACGTACCAGGGTAAGCTGGAGGAGAGGCTGCCTCTAATGTCAATCGTGTTGCCCGCGACACTGCGACATTACGCCGCGACGCTGCGACACAACGCGCAGGTTCTGACCACCCCGCACGACATCCACGCGACGATACTGGACGCCATGGGGCTGGAGAAGCTGTCTAACCCGTATAGGATCGACGGCGCTGATCTGCCGAGGGCTATGAGTTTGTTCAGGCCG ATCCCCCGCAACCGGTCGTGCAGCGAAGCTGGCATCGAGCCGCACTGGTGCGCATGCGTGGTTTGGCGGAACATCTCACAGAATCAGTCGCTCTACAAGAAAGCTGCGCAGGCGCTTGTTGATTACATCAATGAGCTTACGAAACCTGTCAG GTCCAAGTGCATGCTTCGAACCCTCTCTTCCGTGACGTGGGTTAAGCAGATGGAAGCTAATAAAAAGTTGCGTTCGTTTGTCAAGGGCTTAACCGCTGAGGGGTACCTCGGGAGGTTCTCGAAGGATCCTGTGGTACCCCCCGTGGAGACTTATCAAGTTAAG CTAACGTTGAGCCCCGGCGTTGGAAAATTCGAAGCGACCATGACTTACACggtaaaaactgaaaaatttttcatacagAGTGGAGACATCTCGCGGACTAGCAG ATACGGCGACGAACCGGCCTGCATCAGCCGGACCCACCCCCACCTCGCCCCCTACTGCTTCTGCGCAGACTTTCACTCTCTACACACGCAGTACTACACAGCTAGCCCCACTACTATACTACACTag
- the LOC106138238 gene encoding uncharacterized protein LOC106138238, which yields MALQTLFIPNAENNLKEHLKFDRGTGCDMPRLDPFSKDATRYDKDVPKIECDGQDWVKCFHSECRVVDEILTTHWNILCSFRDILYHTDFSYSYGDPVDVFGAEIYHLRRSDHVKVACSGSRNGSIFAFLPSRWSGIAAGFRPVSQKPTLKGREKAVNIMMFGFDSTSRIGFIRRMPKSYKYLTEELQATVLKSYNIVGDGTKGALFPMLTGKNMYELPNTRVMRGNARTCDEYPLLFYKLRDDGYRTAFFEDRPEIGAFQYWVNGFRHQPTDHYLRAFFQERAGKGRRYCVGATPQYRLMMNLTDQFMQLPGKKFIFTFVVDITHEDFNQISNADDDFVDLMSRFKRNGYGEDSLLVVMSDHGPRYSQVRDTPQGRLEERLPLMAFVLPERLKSERPKAVFALKHNINSLTTPYDIHATLLDAVGLRQFWNGYRIPRADIPRGMTLLETIPQNRSCSEAGVEPHWCACAMWTRLAHDNPLCERAGQAFVDYINGLTEPVRLKCVPRTLSHITWVKKYRVGDASVKTYTYQVKVTVDPGAADFEATVTHHLKSDDFQLNMGGISRTNSASSVITRKRAYSRKKNDYEEIFEENYSILNKR from the exons ATGGCCTTGCAAACTTTGTTTATCCC AAATGCTGAGAACAATCTGAAAGAgcatttgaaatttgacagAGGAACAGGTTGTGACATGCCGCGTCTAGACCCCTTCAGTAAAGACGCCACGCGTTACGATAAAGACGTGCCTAAGATTGAATGCGACGGACAAGACTGGGTGAAGTgcttt CATTCAGAATGCAGAGTGGTTGATGAAATTCTGACCACTCACTGGAATATTTTATGCTCATTCAGGGACATTCTATATCACACAGACTTCTCATATAGTTACGGCGACCCTGTGGACGTCTTCGGAGCTGAAATATATCATTTGAGGAGAAGTGATCATGTCAAAGTGGCGTGTAGCGGCTCTCGGAATGGAAG TATTTTCGCCTTCCTCCCATCAAGATGGTCAGGCATTGCCGCAGGTTTCCGTCCCGTCAGTCAGAAGCCTACACTCAAGGGTCGAGAGAAAGCCGTCAATATCATGATGTTTGGATTCGATTCCACGTCCAGAATCGGGTTCATACGACGCATGCCCAAGAGTTATAAATACTTGACAGAAGAACTTCAAGCTACAGTTTTGAAGAG CTATAACATAGTGGGGGATGGCACGAAAGGCGCCCTGTTCCCCATGCTGACTGGGAAGAACATGTACGAGCTCCCAAACACCAGGGTGATGAGAGGAAACGCCAGGACTTGCGATGAATATCCGCTGTTATTCTACAAGTTAAGGGATGATGG ATACAGAACAGCATTCTTCGAAGACCGTCCCGAGATCGGCGCGTTCCAGTACTGGGTGAATGGGTTTCGCCACCAGCCGACGGACCACTACCTTCGGGCTTTCTTCCAGGAACGAGCCGGGAAGGGGAGGAGGTACTGTGTGGGAGCAACGCCGCAGTATAGACTTATGATGAATCTCACTGATCAG TTCATGCAACTACCCGGCAAGAAGTTTATCTTCACATTCGTGGTGGACATCACTCACGAGGACTTTAATCAGATCTCCAACGCGGATGACGATTTCGTTGATTTAATGAGCAGGTTCAAGAGAAATGGCTATGGAGAGGATAGCCTGCTGGTTGTTATGAGCGACCATGGGCCTAG ATATTCCCAAGTCCGCGACACACCCCAGGGCCGGCTCGAGGAACGGCTGCCTCTCATGGCGTTCGTTCTACCAGAGAGACTAAAATCCGAAAGACCCAAAGCCGTCTTTGCCCTAAAACATAATATCAATTCCCTGACTACGCCCTACGATATCCACGCTACTTTACTGGATGCTGTAGGACTTAGGCAGTTTTGGAACGGATATAGAATACCTAGAGCTGATATTCCTAGGGGAATGACGTTATTGGAAAca ATACCCCAAAACCGGTCGTGTAGCGAGGCAGGCGTAGAGCCACACTGGTGCGCATGCGCAATGTGGACTCGCTTAGCTCACGATAACCCGCTGTGCGAGAGAGCTGGCCAAGCCTTCGTCGACTACATCAACGGGTTGACAGAGCCTGTACG ATTGAAATGCGTCCCGCGAACTCTTTCTCATATCACTTGGGTTAAGAAATACCGCGTCGGAGATGCGAGTGTAAAGACATACACCTATCAAGTGAAG GTAACAGTGGATCCTGGTGCTGCTGACTTTGAAGCCACCGTGACTCATCATCTGAAATCTGATGATTTTCAGCTTAATATGGGGGGCATCTCGCGTACTAATAG TGCCTCTTCTGTCATCACTCGTAAAAGAGCTTATTCTAGAAAGAAGAATGATTACGAAGagatttttgaagaaaattattcGATTCTTAATAAGAGGTAA
- the LOC106138241 gene encoding neural/ectodermal development factor IMP-L2 isoform X2, with product MRRLLLLLAMLGAAWGSNVHRHLNLLADDSKRHNAVTSEPHRVFALSARPPPLVALSPGRAAELVCEAYGSPAPSIHWYKNDAPVYEHDLESSEQIDSNPESLARVVSTLLVTSVAGEDQYRCVVKSGGRMLSATSTVYRSNGSDEGGTEPPRPQPPRILVWYRAYVAQIGRRAVLPCGARGRPRPAVRWTRRGSGDAEEVELKDGPRIKILRSGELVLSDLKWSDLGEYACTARNSRGRARAHTFLYPAKAG from the exons ATGCGCCGCCTCCTGCTGCTGCTGGCCATGCTGGGCGCCGCTTGGGGCTCCAACGTCCACCGGCACTTGAACCTGTTAGCGGACGACTCCAAACGACACAATG CAGTGACCTCCGAGCCTCACAGAGTGTTCGCTCTGTCAGCGCGGCCGCCGCCGCTGGTAGCGCTGTCCCCGGGGCGCGCCGCGGAGCTGGTCTGCGAGGCCTACGGGTCGCCGGCCCCGTCGATACACTGGTACAAGAACGATGCTCCAGTTTATGAG CATGACCTAGAATCCAGCGAGCAGATCGACTCGAACCCGGAATCCCTTGCTCGAGTGGTGTCCACTCTACTCGTGACCAGCGTGGCCGGAGAGGACCAATACCGGTGCGTGGTCAAATCTGGAGGGAGGATGCTGTCTGCTACTTCTACAGTCTATAGATCAA ACGGTTCGGACGAGGGCGGCACGGAGCCCCCGCGGCCGCAGCCCCCGCGCATCCTGGTGTGGTACCGCGCGTACGTGGCGCAGATCGGGCGGCGCGCCGTGCTGCCGTGCGGCGCGCGCGGGCGCCCGCGCCCCGCGGTCCGCTGGACGCGCCGCGGCTCGGGGGACGCCGAGGAGGTGGAGCTCAAAGATGGACCCAGGATCAAG ATCCTGCGTTCAGGCGAGCTGGTCCTCTCCGACCTGAAGTGGAGCGATTTAGGCGAGTACGCGTGTACGGCGCGCAACAGCCGCGGCCGTGCGCGCGCGCACACCTTCCTGTACCCCGCCAAG gCTGGATAA
- the LOC106138241 gene encoding neural/ectodermal development factor IMP-L2 isoform X1 has product MRRLLLLLAMLGAAWGSNVHRHLNLLADDSKRHNAVTSEPHRVFALSARPPPLVALSPGRAAELVCEAYGSPAPSIHWYKNDAPVYEHDLESSEQIDSNPESLARVVSTLLVTSVAGEDQYRCVVKSGGRMLSATSTVYRSTDGSDEGGTEPPRPQPPRILVWYRAYVAQIGRRAVLPCGARGRPRPAVRWTRRGSGDAEEVELKDGPRIKILRSGELVLSDLKWSDLGEYACTARNSRGRARAHTFLYPAKAG; this is encoded by the exons ATGCGCCGCCTCCTGCTGCTGCTGGCCATGCTGGGCGCCGCTTGGGGCTCCAACGTCCACCGGCACTTGAACCTGTTAGCGGACGACTCCAAACGACACAATG CAGTGACCTCCGAGCCTCACAGAGTGTTCGCTCTGTCAGCGCGGCCGCCGCCGCTGGTAGCGCTGTCCCCGGGGCGCGCCGCGGAGCTGGTCTGCGAGGCCTACGGGTCGCCGGCCCCGTCGATACACTGGTACAAGAACGATGCTCCAGTTTATGAG CATGACCTAGAATCCAGCGAGCAGATCGACTCGAACCCGGAATCCCTTGCTCGAGTGGTGTCCACTCTACTCGTGACCAGCGTGGCCGGAGAGGACCAATACCGGTGCGTGGTCAAATCTGGAGGGAGGATGCTGTCTGCTACTTCTACAGTCTATAGATCAA CAGACGGTTCGGACGAGGGCGGCACGGAGCCCCCGCGGCCGCAGCCCCCGCGCATCCTGGTGTGGTACCGCGCGTACGTGGCGCAGATCGGGCGGCGCGCCGTGCTGCCGTGCGGCGCGCGCGGGCGCCCGCGCCCCGCGGTCCGCTGGACGCGCCGCGGCTCGGGGGACGCCGAGGAGGTGGAGCTCAAAGATGGACCCAGGATCAAG ATCCTGCGTTCAGGCGAGCTGGTCCTCTCCGACCTGAAGTGGAGCGATTTAGGCGAGTACGCGTGTACGGCGCGCAACAGCCGCGGCCGTGCGCGCGCGCACACCTTCCTGTACCCCGCCAAG gCTGGATAA